The proteins below are encoded in one region of Misgurnus anguillicaudatus chromosome 24, ASM2758022v2, whole genome shotgun sequence:
- the LOC129438556 gene encoding protein NLRC3 isoform X4, translated as MDPPIEMKRWPDQKSVVTEPVCKKMKFEQSVNRPQYLYPQFSRDSKLNKVLNTFKSNLREKFRFLYPGTSKKRNPTLLNEIYTELNITEIKSGEAEETPIKCNDIFKPLPEQHKHIRSVLTKGVAGIGKTVSVQKFILDWAEEKENQDVHLIFPLPFREINLMKDKTLSLLDLLHLFFPETKEMEIFSDKYKVLFIFDGLDECRLSLDFHSSVRLCDVRKSTSVDVMLTNLIKGNLFPSSLIWITSRPAAADLIPSECVDRVTEVRGFSDPQKEEYFRKRINDESLSDQIISHLKSSRSLYVMCQIPVFCWISGTVLERIFREAQSQEIPKTLTQMYTHFLFIQTNIKHRDNFKKSMKDKDMIYKLCKLAFEQLVKGNVIFCNEDLRECGIFVSEASVYSGLCTQIFREEFGLCQRKVYSFVHLRIQEYLAALHVHLSFMNNNLNVFEQIQPIQTHQLSIHELYRRATDKALQSKNGHLDLFLCFLLGLSLESNQNLLLGLRIQTGRSNHNNVITISYIKQKIRENPSPEISINLLQCLSELGDVLLVKEIQKYLKFRILQKAKISSSQWSALVFMWLSSEREQKEFNMNRIVKKNFSQAQKVLQKLLPVICEFRSLTLGSGNITAESCVALSSALTSNPSHVTYLNLSQNNLGDSGVKLISDVLKSPECKMEKLILNSCNITAEGCAALSSALRSNPSHLRELNLIENNLGDLGMEHLSDLLEHPDCKLEKLLLRGCNITDEGCVALSSALTSNPSHLRGLILTNNTFGDLGVKLLSAVLENPQCKLKILK; from the exons ATGGATCCACCAATAGAAATGAAGAGATGGCCTGACCAAAA GTCAGTCGTAACCGAACCTGTCTGTAAAAAGATGAAGTTTGAGCAGTCTGTGAATCGACCCCAATATTTGTATCCTCAATTCAG CCGTGACTCTAAACTTAATAAAGTCCTGAACACATTTAAATCAAATCTGAGAGAGAAGTTTAGATTTTTGTATCCAGGAACATCAAAGAAGAGAAACCCAACACTACTGAATGAGATCTACACAGAGCTCAACATCACAGAGATTAAAAGTGGAGAGGCAGAGGAgacaccaatcaaatgtaatgacatctttaaacctttacctgaacaacacaaacacatcagaagtgtgctgacaaagggagtcgctggcattggaaaaacagtctctgtacagaagttcattctggactgggctgaagagaaagagaatcaggacgtccacctcatatttccacttcctttcagagagatcaatttgatgaaggacaaaacactcagtcttttagatcttcttcatcttttcttcccagagacaaaagaaatggaaatcttcagtgataaatataaagtgttgttcatctttgatggtttggatgagtgtcgtctgtctctggattttcacagcagtGTGAGGTTGTGTGATGTACGTAAAtcaacctcagtggacgtgatgctgacaaacctcatcaaggggaatctgtttccctcttctctcatctggatcacctccagaccagcagcagctgatctcatcccctctgagtgtgttgatcgagtcacagaggtacgaggcttcagtgatccacagaaggaggaatacttcaggaagagaatcaATGATGAAAGTCTGTCTGATCAAATCATCTCACACCTGAAGTCATCCAGGAGTCTCTACGTCATGTGTCAAatcccagtcttctgctggatttcagGCACTGTTCTAGAGAGAATATTTAGGGAAGCGCAGAGTCAAGAGATCCCCAAGACTCTAAcacaaatgtacacacacttcctgTTCATTCAGACGAACATTAAACATCGGGACAACTTTAAGAAGAGCATGAAGGATAAAGACATGATCTATAAACTGTGTAAACTGGCTTTTGAGCAGCTTGTGAAAGGCAATGTTATCTTCTGTAATGAAGACCTGAGAGAGTGTGGCATTTTTGTATCAGAAGCATCAGTGTACTCAGGATTGTGtactcagatcttcagagaggagtttggttTGTGTCAGAGGAAAGTTTACAGCTTTGTTCATCTGAGAATTCAGGAATATCTAGCAGCTCTACATGTGCACCTCTCTTTTATGAACAACAACCTAAATGTGTTTGAACAAATTCAACCGATTCAAACACATCAGCTTTCAATACATGAACTGTATCGGAGAGCTACAGATAAGGCTCTACAGAGTAAAAATggacatctggatcttttcCTTTGTTTTCTTCTGGGTTTGTCGCTGGAGTCGAATCAGAATCTCCTACTAGGTCTGAGGATACAGACAGGACGCAGCAATCATAACAATGTAATAACAATCAGTTACATCAAACAGAAGATCAGGGAGAATCCTTCACCCGAGATATCCATCAATCTGCTTCAGTGTCTGAGTGAACTGGGTGATGTTTTACTAGTGAAGGAAATCCAAAAGTATCTGAAGTTTAGAATATTACAGAAAGCCAAAATCTCTTCATCTCAGTGGTCAGCTTTAGTTTTTATGTGGCTGAGTTCAGAACGCGAGCAGAAGGAGTTTAACATGAATcgtattgttaaaaaaaacttttctcaAGCACAGAAAGTTCTTCAGAAGCTTCTGCCTGTGATTTGTGAATTCAGATCACTTAC GTTGGGTTCTGGTAATATCACAGCTGAAAGTTGTGTTGCTTTGTCTTCAGCTCTgacatcaaacccatcacatgTGACTTATCTGAATCTGTCTCAGAATAATCttggagattcaggagtgaagctgatctctgatgtactgaagagtCCTGAATGTAAAATGGAGAAACTAAT ATTGAATTCTTGTAATATCACAGCTGAAGGTTGTGCTGCTCtgtcttcagctctgagatcaaacccatcacacctgagagaactgAATCTGATTGAGAATAATCTTGGAGATTTAGGAATGGAGCATCTCTCTGATCTACTGGAgcatcctgactgtaaactggagaaacTCTT gttgaggggttgtaatatcacagatgaaggttgtgttgctctgtctTCAGCTTTgacatcaaacccatcacacctgagaggaCTGATTCTGACTAATAATACATTTGGAGATTTAGGAGTGAAGCTGTTGTCTGCTGTACTGGAGAATCCTCAGTGTAAACTGAAGATACTGAAGTAA
- the LOC129438556 gene encoding protein NLRC3 isoform X1, whose amino-acid sequence MDPPIEMKRWPDQKSVVTEPVCKKMKFEQSVNRPQYLYPQFSRDSKLNKVLNTFKSNLREKFRFLYPGTSKKRNPTLLNEIYTELNITEIKSGEAEETPIKCNDIFKPLPEQHKHIRSVLTKGVAGIGKTVSVQKFILDWAEEKENQDVHLIFPLPFREINLMKDKTLSLLDLLHLFFPETKEMEIFSDKYKVLFIFDGLDECRLSLDFHSSVRLCDVRKSTSVDVMLTNLIKGNLFPSSLIWITSRPAAADLIPSECVDRVTEVRGFSDPQKEEYFRKRINDESLSDQIISHLKSSRSLYVMCQIPVFCWISGTVLERIFREAQSQEIPKTLTQMYTHFLFIQTNIKHRDNFKKSMKDKDMIYKLCKLAFEQLVKGNVIFCNEDLRECGIFVSEASVYSGLCTQIFREEFGLCQRKVYSFVHLRIQEYLAALHVHLSFMNNNLNVFEQIQPIQTHQLSIHELYRRATDKALQSKNGHLDLFLCFLLGLSLESNQNLLLGLRIQTGRSNHNNVITISYIKQKIRENPSPEISINLLQCLSELGDVLLVKEIQKYLKFRILQKAKISSSQWSALVFMWLSSEREQKEFNMNRIVKKNFSQAQKVLQKLLPVICEFRSLTLGSGNITAESCVALSSALTSNPSHVTYLNLSQNNLGDSGVKLISDVLKSPECKMEKLILNSCNITAEGCAALSSALRSNPSHLRELNLIENNLGDLGMEHLSDLLEHPDCKLEKLLLRGCNITDEGCVALSSALTSNPSHLRGLILTNNTFGDLGVKLLSAVLENPQCKLKILKLSGCNITDEGCAALSSALRSNPSHLRDLSLSLNYLGDLAVKLLSDVLKYPQCKLEQLWLCDCNITDEGCVALTLALRSNPSHLRELFLTGNPLGAVGMKLISAMAKDPNYKLSKLFIVG is encoded by the exons ATGGATCCACCAATAGAAATGAAGAGATGGCCTGACCAAAA GTCAGTCGTAACCGAACCTGTCTGTAAAAAGATGAAGTTTGAGCAGTCTGTGAATCGACCCCAATATTTGTATCCTCAATTCAG CCGTGACTCTAAACTTAATAAAGTCCTGAACACATTTAAATCAAATCTGAGAGAGAAGTTTAGATTTTTGTATCCAGGAACATCAAAGAAGAGAAACCCAACACTACTGAATGAGATCTACACAGAGCTCAACATCACAGAGATTAAAAGTGGAGAGGCAGAGGAgacaccaatcaaatgtaatgacatctttaaacctttacctgaacaacacaaacacatcagaagtgtgctgacaaagggagtcgctggcattggaaaaacagtctctgtacagaagttcattctggactgggctgaagagaaagagaatcaggacgtccacctcatatttccacttcctttcagagagatcaatttgatgaaggacaaaacactcagtcttttagatcttcttcatcttttcttcccagagacaaaagaaatggaaatcttcagtgataaatataaagtgttgttcatctttgatggtttggatgagtgtcgtctgtctctggattttcacagcagtGTGAGGTTGTGTGATGTACGTAAAtcaacctcagtggacgtgatgctgacaaacctcatcaaggggaatctgtttccctcttctctcatctggatcacctccagaccagcagcagctgatctcatcccctctgagtgtgttgatcgagtcacagaggtacgaggcttcagtgatccacagaaggaggaatacttcaggaagagaatcaATGATGAAAGTCTGTCTGATCAAATCATCTCACACCTGAAGTCATCCAGGAGTCTCTACGTCATGTGTCAAatcccagtcttctgctggatttcagGCACTGTTCTAGAGAGAATATTTAGGGAAGCGCAGAGTCAAGAGATCCCCAAGACTCTAAcacaaatgtacacacacttcctgTTCATTCAGACGAACATTAAACATCGGGACAACTTTAAGAAGAGCATGAAGGATAAAGACATGATCTATAAACTGTGTAAACTGGCTTTTGAGCAGCTTGTGAAAGGCAATGTTATCTTCTGTAATGAAGACCTGAGAGAGTGTGGCATTTTTGTATCAGAAGCATCAGTGTACTCAGGATTGTGtactcagatcttcagagaggagtttggttTGTGTCAGAGGAAAGTTTACAGCTTTGTTCATCTGAGAATTCAGGAATATCTAGCAGCTCTACATGTGCACCTCTCTTTTATGAACAACAACCTAAATGTGTTTGAACAAATTCAACCGATTCAAACACATCAGCTTTCAATACATGAACTGTATCGGAGAGCTACAGATAAGGCTCTACAGAGTAAAAATggacatctggatcttttcCTTTGTTTTCTTCTGGGTTTGTCGCTGGAGTCGAATCAGAATCTCCTACTAGGTCTGAGGATACAGACAGGACGCAGCAATCATAACAATGTAATAACAATCAGTTACATCAAACAGAAGATCAGGGAGAATCCTTCACCCGAGATATCCATCAATCTGCTTCAGTGTCTGAGTGAACTGGGTGATGTTTTACTAGTGAAGGAAATCCAAAAGTATCTGAAGTTTAGAATATTACAGAAAGCCAAAATCTCTTCATCTCAGTGGTCAGCTTTAGTTTTTATGTGGCTGAGTTCAGAACGCGAGCAGAAGGAGTTTAACATGAATcgtattgttaaaaaaaacttttctcaAGCACAGAAAGTTCTTCAGAAGCTTCTGCCTGTGATTTGTGAATTCAGATCACTTAC GTTGGGTTCTGGTAATATCACAGCTGAAAGTTGTGTTGCTTTGTCTTCAGCTCTgacatcaaacccatcacatgTGACTTATCTGAATCTGTCTCAGAATAATCttggagattcaggagtgaagctgatctctgatgtactgaagagtCCTGAATGTAAAATGGAGAAACTAAT ATTGAATTCTTGTAATATCACAGCTGAAGGTTGTGCTGCTCtgtcttcagctctgagatcaaacccatcacacctgagagaactgAATCTGATTGAGAATAATCTTGGAGATTTAGGAATGGAGCATCTCTCTGATCTACTGGAgcatcctgactgtaaactggagaaacTCTT gttgaggggttgtaatatcacagatgaaggttgtgttgctctgtctTCAGCTTTgacatcaaacccatcacacctgagaggaCTGATTCTGACTAATAATACATTTGGAGATTTAGGAGTGAAGCTGTTGTCTGCTGTACTGGAGAATCCTCAGTGTAAACTGAAGATACTGAA GTTGAGTGGTTGTAATATCACGGACGAAGGTTGTGCTGCTCtgtcttcagctctgagatcaaacccatcacacctgagagatctgAGTCTGTCTTTGAATTATCTCGGAGATTTAGCAGTGAAGCTGCTATCTGATGTACTGAAGTATCCTCAATGTAAACTGGAGCAATTGTG gttgtgtgattgtaatatcacagatgaaggttgtgttgctctgactttagctctgagatcaaacccatcacacctgagagaatTGTTTCTGACTGGAAATCCTCTGGGAGCTGTAGGaatgaagctgatctctgctaTGGCAAAGGATCCAAATTACAAACTGAGCAAA CTTTTCATCGTTGGCTGA
- the LOC129438556 gene encoding protein NLRC3 isoform X2 — MDPPIEMKRWPDQKSVVTEPVCKKMKFEQSVNRPQYLYPQFSRDSKLNKVLNTFKSNLREKFRFLYPGTSKKRNPTLLNEIYTELNITEIKSGEAEETPIKCNDIFKPLPEQHKHIRSVLTKGVAGIGKTVSVQKFILDWAEEKENQDVHLIFPLPFREINLMKDKTLSLLDLLHLFFPETKEMEIFSDKYKVLFIFDGLDECRLSLDFHSSVRLCDVRKSTSVDVMLTNLIKGNLFPSSLIWITSRPAAADLIPSECVDRVTEVRGFSDPQKEEYFRKRINDESLSDQIISHLKSSRSLYVMCQIPVFCWISGTVLERIFREAQSQEIPKTLTQMYTHFLFIQTNIKHRDNFKKSMKDKDMIYKLCKLAFEQLVKGNVIFCNEDLRECGIFVSEASVYSGLCTQIFREEFGLCQRKVYSFVHLRIQEYLAALHVHLSFMNNNLNVFEQIQPIQTHQLSIHELYRRATDKALQSKNGHLDLFLCFLLGLSLESNQNLLLGLRIQTGRSNHNNVITISYIKQKIRENPSPEISINLLQCLSELGDVLLVKEIQKYLKFRILQKAKISSSQWSALVFMWLSSEREQKEFNMNRIVKKNFSQAQKVLQKLLPVICEFRSLTLGSGNITAESCVALSSALTSNPSHVTYLNLSQNNLGDSGVKLISDVLKSPECKMEKLILNSCNITAEGCAALSSALRSNPSHLRELNLIENNLGDLGMEHLSDLLEHPDCKLEKLLLRGCNITDEGCVALSSALTSNPSHLRGLILTNNTFGDLGVKLLSAVLENPQCKLKILKLSGCNITDEGCAALSSALRSNPSHLRDLSLSLNYLGDLAVKLLSDVLKYPQCKLEQLWLCDCNITDEGCVALTLALRSNPSHLRELFLTGNPLGAVGMKLISAMAKDPNYKLSKVR; from the exons ATGGATCCACCAATAGAAATGAAGAGATGGCCTGACCAAAA GTCAGTCGTAACCGAACCTGTCTGTAAAAAGATGAAGTTTGAGCAGTCTGTGAATCGACCCCAATATTTGTATCCTCAATTCAG CCGTGACTCTAAACTTAATAAAGTCCTGAACACATTTAAATCAAATCTGAGAGAGAAGTTTAGATTTTTGTATCCAGGAACATCAAAGAAGAGAAACCCAACACTACTGAATGAGATCTACACAGAGCTCAACATCACAGAGATTAAAAGTGGAGAGGCAGAGGAgacaccaatcaaatgtaatgacatctttaaacctttacctgaacaacacaaacacatcagaagtgtgctgacaaagggagtcgctggcattggaaaaacagtctctgtacagaagttcattctggactgggctgaagagaaagagaatcaggacgtccacctcatatttccacttcctttcagagagatcaatttgatgaaggacaaaacactcagtcttttagatcttcttcatcttttcttcccagagacaaaagaaatggaaatcttcagtgataaatataaagtgttgttcatctttgatggtttggatgagtgtcgtctgtctctggattttcacagcagtGTGAGGTTGTGTGATGTACGTAAAtcaacctcagtggacgtgatgctgacaaacctcatcaaggggaatctgtttccctcttctctcatctggatcacctccagaccagcagcagctgatctcatcccctctgagtgtgttgatcgagtcacagaggtacgaggcttcagtgatccacagaaggaggaatacttcaggaagagaatcaATGATGAAAGTCTGTCTGATCAAATCATCTCACACCTGAAGTCATCCAGGAGTCTCTACGTCATGTGTCAAatcccagtcttctgctggatttcagGCACTGTTCTAGAGAGAATATTTAGGGAAGCGCAGAGTCAAGAGATCCCCAAGACTCTAAcacaaatgtacacacacttcctgTTCATTCAGACGAACATTAAACATCGGGACAACTTTAAGAAGAGCATGAAGGATAAAGACATGATCTATAAACTGTGTAAACTGGCTTTTGAGCAGCTTGTGAAAGGCAATGTTATCTTCTGTAATGAAGACCTGAGAGAGTGTGGCATTTTTGTATCAGAAGCATCAGTGTACTCAGGATTGTGtactcagatcttcagagaggagtttggttTGTGTCAGAGGAAAGTTTACAGCTTTGTTCATCTGAGAATTCAGGAATATCTAGCAGCTCTACATGTGCACCTCTCTTTTATGAACAACAACCTAAATGTGTTTGAACAAATTCAACCGATTCAAACACATCAGCTTTCAATACATGAACTGTATCGGAGAGCTACAGATAAGGCTCTACAGAGTAAAAATggacatctggatcttttcCTTTGTTTTCTTCTGGGTTTGTCGCTGGAGTCGAATCAGAATCTCCTACTAGGTCTGAGGATACAGACAGGACGCAGCAATCATAACAATGTAATAACAATCAGTTACATCAAACAGAAGATCAGGGAGAATCCTTCACCCGAGATATCCATCAATCTGCTTCAGTGTCTGAGTGAACTGGGTGATGTTTTACTAGTGAAGGAAATCCAAAAGTATCTGAAGTTTAGAATATTACAGAAAGCCAAAATCTCTTCATCTCAGTGGTCAGCTTTAGTTTTTATGTGGCTGAGTTCAGAACGCGAGCAGAAGGAGTTTAACATGAATcgtattgttaaaaaaaacttttctcaAGCACAGAAAGTTCTTCAGAAGCTTCTGCCTGTGATTTGTGAATTCAGATCACTTAC GTTGGGTTCTGGTAATATCACAGCTGAAAGTTGTGTTGCTTTGTCTTCAGCTCTgacatcaaacccatcacatgTGACTTATCTGAATCTGTCTCAGAATAATCttggagattcaggagtgaagctgatctctgatgtactgaagagtCCTGAATGTAAAATGGAGAAACTAAT ATTGAATTCTTGTAATATCACAGCTGAAGGTTGTGCTGCTCtgtcttcagctctgagatcaaacccatcacacctgagagaactgAATCTGATTGAGAATAATCTTGGAGATTTAGGAATGGAGCATCTCTCTGATCTACTGGAgcatcctgactgtaaactggagaaacTCTT gttgaggggttgtaatatcacagatgaaggttgtgttgctctgtctTCAGCTTTgacatcaaacccatcacacctgagaggaCTGATTCTGACTAATAATACATTTGGAGATTTAGGAGTGAAGCTGTTGTCTGCTGTACTGGAGAATCCTCAGTGTAAACTGAAGATACTGAA GTTGAGTGGTTGTAATATCACGGACGAAGGTTGTGCTGCTCtgtcttcagctctgagatcaaacccatcacacctgagagatctgAGTCTGTCTTTGAATTATCTCGGAGATTTAGCAGTGAAGCTGCTATCTGATGTACTGAAGTATCCTCAATGTAAACTGGAGCAATTGTG gttgtgtgattgtaatatcacagatgaaggttgtgttgctctgactttagctctgagatcaaacccatcacacctgagagaatTGTTTCTGACTGGAAATCCTCTGGGAGCTGTAGGaatgaagctgatctctgctaTGGCAAAGGATCCAAATTACAAACTGAGCAAAGTACGATGA
- the LOC129438556 gene encoding protein NLRC3 isoform X3, whose product MKFEQSVNRPQYLYPQFSRDSKLNKVLNTFKSNLREKFRFLYPGTSKKRNPTLLNEIYTELNITEIKSGEAEETPIKCNDIFKPLPEQHKHIRSVLTKGVAGIGKTVSVQKFILDWAEEKENQDVHLIFPLPFREINLMKDKTLSLLDLLHLFFPETKEMEIFSDKYKVLFIFDGLDECRLSLDFHSSVRLCDVRKSTSVDVMLTNLIKGNLFPSSLIWITSRPAAADLIPSECVDRVTEVRGFSDPQKEEYFRKRINDESLSDQIISHLKSSRSLYVMCQIPVFCWISGTVLERIFREAQSQEIPKTLTQMYTHFLFIQTNIKHRDNFKKSMKDKDMIYKLCKLAFEQLVKGNVIFCNEDLRECGIFVSEASVYSGLCTQIFREEFGLCQRKVYSFVHLRIQEYLAALHVHLSFMNNNLNVFEQIQPIQTHQLSIHELYRRATDKALQSKNGHLDLFLCFLLGLSLESNQNLLLGLRIQTGRSNHNNVITISYIKQKIRENPSPEISINLLQCLSELGDVLLVKEIQKYLKFRILQKAKISSSQWSALVFMWLSSEREQKEFNMNRIVKKNFSQAQKVLQKLLPVICEFRSLTLGSGNITAESCVALSSALTSNPSHVTYLNLSQNNLGDSGVKLISDVLKSPECKMEKLILNSCNITAEGCAALSSALRSNPSHLRELNLIENNLGDLGMEHLSDLLEHPDCKLEKLLLRGCNITDEGCVALSSALTSNPSHLRGLILTNNTFGDLGVKLLSAVLENPQCKLKILKLSGCNITDEGCAALSSALRSNPSHLRDLSLSLNYLGDLAVKLLSDVLKYPQCKLEQLWLCDCNITDEGCVALTLALRSNPSHLRELFLTGNPLGAVGMKLISAMAKDPNYKLSKLFIVG is encoded by the exons ATGAAGTTTGAGCAGTCTGTGAATCGACCCCAATATTTGTATCCTCAATTCAG CCGTGACTCTAAACTTAATAAAGTCCTGAACACATTTAAATCAAATCTGAGAGAGAAGTTTAGATTTTTGTATCCAGGAACATCAAAGAAGAGAAACCCAACACTACTGAATGAGATCTACACAGAGCTCAACATCACAGAGATTAAAAGTGGAGAGGCAGAGGAgacaccaatcaaatgtaatgacatctttaaacctttacctgaacaacacaaacacatcagaagtgtgctgacaaagggagtcgctggcattggaaaaacagtctctgtacagaagttcattctggactgggctgaagagaaagagaatcaggacgtccacctcatatttccacttcctttcagagagatcaatttgatgaaggacaaaacactcagtcttttagatcttcttcatcttttcttcccagagacaaaagaaatggaaatcttcagtgataaatataaagtgttgttcatctttgatggtttggatgagtgtcgtctgtctctggattttcacagcagtGTGAGGTTGTGTGATGTACGTAAAtcaacctcagtggacgtgatgctgacaaacctcatcaaggggaatctgtttccctcttctctcatctggatcacctccagaccagcagcagctgatctcatcccctctgagtgtgttgatcgagtcacagaggtacgaggcttcagtgatccacagaaggaggaatacttcaggaagagaatcaATGATGAAAGTCTGTCTGATCAAATCATCTCACACCTGAAGTCATCCAGGAGTCTCTACGTCATGTGTCAAatcccagtcttctgctggatttcagGCACTGTTCTAGAGAGAATATTTAGGGAAGCGCAGAGTCAAGAGATCCCCAAGACTCTAAcacaaatgtacacacacttcctgTTCATTCAGACGAACATTAAACATCGGGACAACTTTAAGAAGAGCATGAAGGATAAAGACATGATCTATAAACTGTGTAAACTGGCTTTTGAGCAGCTTGTGAAAGGCAATGTTATCTTCTGTAATGAAGACCTGAGAGAGTGTGGCATTTTTGTATCAGAAGCATCAGTGTACTCAGGATTGTGtactcagatcttcagagaggagtttggttTGTGTCAGAGGAAAGTTTACAGCTTTGTTCATCTGAGAATTCAGGAATATCTAGCAGCTCTACATGTGCACCTCTCTTTTATGAACAACAACCTAAATGTGTTTGAACAAATTCAACCGATTCAAACACATCAGCTTTCAATACATGAACTGTATCGGAGAGCTACAGATAAGGCTCTACAGAGTAAAAATggacatctggatcttttcCTTTGTTTTCTTCTGGGTTTGTCGCTGGAGTCGAATCAGAATCTCCTACTAGGTCTGAGGATACAGACAGGACGCAGCAATCATAACAATGTAATAACAATCAGTTACATCAAACAGAAGATCAGGGAGAATCCTTCACCCGAGATATCCATCAATCTGCTTCAGTGTCTGAGTGAACTGGGTGATGTTTTACTAGTGAAGGAAATCCAAAAGTATCTGAAGTTTAGAATATTACAGAAAGCCAAAATCTCTTCATCTCAGTGGTCAGCTTTAGTTTTTATGTGGCTGAGTTCAGAACGCGAGCAGAAGGAGTTTAACATGAATcgtattgttaaaaaaaacttttctcaAGCACAGAAAGTTCTTCAGAAGCTTCTGCCTGTGATTTGTGAATTCAGATCACTTAC GTTGGGTTCTGGTAATATCACAGCTGAAAGTTGTGTTGCTTTGTCTTCAGCTCTgacatcaaacccatcacatgTGACTTATCTGAATCTGTCTCAGAATAATCttggagattcaggagtgaagctgatctctgatgtactgaagagtCCTGAATGTAAAATGGAGAAACTAAT ATTGAATTCTTGTAATATCACAGCTGAAGGTTGTGCTGCTCtgtcttcagctctgagatcaaacccatcacacctgagagaactgAATCTGATTGAGAATAATCTTGGAGATTTAGGAATGGAGCATCTCTCTGATCTACTGGAgcatcctgactgtaaactggagaaacTCTT gttgaggggttgtaatatcacagatgaaggttgtgttgctctgtctTCAGCTTTgacatcaaacccatcacacctgagaggaCTGATTCTGACTAATAATACATTTGGAGATTTAGGAGTGAAGCTGTTGTCTGCTGTACTGGAGAATCCTCAGTGTAAACTGAAGATACTGAA GTTGAGTGGTTGTAATATCACGGACGAAGGTTGTGCTGCTCtgtcttcagctctgagatcaaacccatcacacctgagagatctgAGTCTGTCTTTGAATTATCTCGGAGATTTAGCAGTGAAGCTGCTATCTGATGTACTGAAGTATCCTCAATGTAAACTGGAGCAATTGTG gttgtgtgattgtaatatcacagatgaaggttgtgttgctctgactttagctctgagatcaaacccatcacacctgagagaatTGTTTCTGACTGGAAATCCTCTGGGAGCTGTAGGaatgaagctgatctctgctaTGGCAAAGGATCCAAATTACAAACTGAGCAAA CTTTTCATCGTTGGCTGA